The Methylomusa anaerophila genome has a segment encoding these proteins:
- the larE gene encoding ATP-dependent sacrificial sulfur transferase LarE, protein MNVEIQSKLDHLMELLAGLGSVVVGFSAGVDSTFLTAAAGRSLRDKAMAATAYSATLPASEKEEAAAIADQLGIHHVLLPIDELESAEFAANTGQRCYYCKKTRFGVLSRWAKEHGYAWVLDGANADDCLDYRPGMKAIGELEGVRSPLLEAGLTKAEIREISREWGLPTWNKPSAACLSSRVAYGLAITKERLGQIEQAEKVVKEFCSGQIRVRHHDNLARIEVSQADIPVLAAPENARRIYDALKQLGFNFVTLDLAGYRTGSMNEALER, encoded by the coding sequence ATGAATGTTGAAATTCAGTCTAAACTGGATCACTTAATGGAATTATTAGCTGGTCTTGGCAGCGTCGTTGTAGGATTTTCCGCCGGAGTTGACAGTACATTTTTGACGGCTGCCGCCGGCCGCAGCCTGAGGGATAAAGCGATGGCTGCAACCGCTTATTCGGCTACCCTGCCGGCGTCAGAGAAGGAGGAAGCGGCAGCGATTGCCGATCAGTTGGGTATACACCACGTTTTGCTGCCCATTGATGAATTGGAGAGCGCAGAATTTGCCGCCAACACCGGACAGCGTTGCTATTATTGTAAAAAGACCCGTTTTGGCGTTTTGAGCCGATGGGCCAAAGAACATGGCTACGCCTGGGTACTTGACGGTGCCAATGCCGATGACTGCCTGGATTACCGGCCAGGCATGAAAGCAATCGGAGAACTGGAAGGAGTACGCAGCCCGCTCTTGGAGGCTGGCTTAACGAAAGCGGAGATACGGGAAATTTCCCGGGAGTGGGGGCTGCCTACCTGGAATAAACCCAGTGCCGCTTGTTTGTCATCCCGGGTGGCCTACGGTCTGGCGATTACCAAAGAGCGGCTGGGGCAGATCGAGCAGGCGGAAAAAGTGGTAAAAGAATTTTGCAGTGGCCAGATCCGGGTACGTCATCATGATAACTTAGCCCGTATCGAAGTTTCCCAGGCTGATATACCGGTTCTTGCCGCACCTGAAAATGCTCGGCGTATCTATGATGCTTTAAAGCAATTGGGTTTCAACTTTGTTACTCTGGATCTGGCCGGCTATCGTACCGGCAGCATGAACGAGGCGCTGGAGAGGTAG
- a CDS encoding DUF362 domain-containing protein gives MKEINRRDFVKMAGAAAAGLTLSQVPGLGNAFAQVPVIGSTYVPKAGGNGSCAKVYFTEHIDAQHLTKLYDIINEGIYGKVAIKLHTGEPHGPNILPRDMVKDFQGHVPDSTIVETNTLYRGSRYTTEDHRKTLETNGWTFCPVDIMDEEGDVSLPVRGGKHLKEVAMGAHITNYDSMIVLTHFKGHAMGGFGGSLKNIAIGCASGQVGKRQVHGVVDKMPTDFGQWPMQDYLMELLADSGKATVDYFGKHIVFLNVMRRMSVDCDCAGVSAAEPTIGDIGIVASTDILAADQASIDMVYRRPDNHDLVERIESRHGLHQLAAMRDLKMGNDKYELISID, from the coding sequence ATGAAAGAAATTAATCGTCGTGACTTTGTAAAAATGGCAGGCGCAGCCGCTGCTGGCTTAACTTTATCACAAGTTCCTGGCTTGGGAAATGCTTTTGCACAGGTTCCGGTTATTGGGAGTACTTACGTGCCAAAAGCTGGCGGCAATGGCTCTTGCGCCAAGGTTTACTTTACGGAGCATATCGATGCTCAGCATCTAACGAAGCTATATGACATCATCAATGAAGGGATTTATGGTAAGGTGGCGATTAAGCTTCACACTGGTGAGCCGCATGGGCCGAATATTTTGCCGCGAGATATGGTGAAAGATTTTCAGGGACATGTGCCAGACAGTACAATAGTTGAAACAAATACGCTTTATCGGGGCAGCCGTTATACGACAGAAGATCATAGAAAGACGCTCGAAACAAACGGTTGGACGTTCTGCCCGGTGGATATCATGGACGAGGAAGGTGATGTGTCACTTCCAGTGCGCGGTGGCAAGCATTTGAAAGAGGTCGCAATGGGAGCGCATATTACCAATTATGACTCCATGATTGTGCTCACACATTTCAAGGGACATGCTATGGGAGGATTTGGCGGTTCGTTAAAGAATATCGCGATTGGCTGTGCCTCGGGACAAGTTGGCAAACGTCAAGTGCATGGTGTAGTAGACAAAATGCCAACGGATTTCGGACAGTGGCCGATGCAGGATTATCTCATGGAACTGTTGGCGGATTCTGGTAAAGCAACTGTAGATTATTTTGGCAAGCATATTGTATTTTTAAATGTTATGCGCCGCATGTCGGTTGATTGCGATTGTGCAGGTGTAAGTGCGGCGGAGCCGACGATTGGCGATATAGGTATTGTTGCATCTACGGACATTTTGGCAGCGGATCAGGCATCCATCGATATGGTTTATCGGCGGCCCGATAATCATGATCTTGTAGAGCGCATCGAATCGCGTCATGGGCTTCATCAGCTTGCGGCTATGCGTGATCTTAAGATGGGCAACGATAAATACGAGCTCATTTCGATTGATTAG
- a CDS encoding cupin domain-containing protein: MVNIPPEAKHWHGAARDSWFSHLAVKVPAEGSSNEWLELVDDEVYGKLK; this comes from the coding sequence GTGGTAAATATTCCGCCGGAAGCAAAACACTGGCATGGAGCAGCCCGCGACAGTTGGTTTTCCCATCTAGCCGTGAAAGTGCCTGCCGAAGGTAGTTCCAACGAATGGCTGGAACTGGTGGATGACGAAGTCTATGGCAAGCTGAAATAA
- a CDS encoding aldo/keto reductase has product MYNFVFQNTTKIYFGENQLGHLTGTIQKDASFDSLDFRRMVPRFTPENITANQELVNLIQNMAAVKNIMPAQIALWVLAQKPWIVPIPGTRNMKRLEENLGAATVPLSEQELTLLNAALTNIKVSGDRYPAGSDAAKRVGK; this is encoded by the coding sequence ATGTACAATTTTGTTTTTCAAAACACAACGAAAATCTATTTCGGAGAAAATCAGCTGGGACATCTGACCGGCACGATTCAAAAAGATGCGAGCTTCGACAGTTTGGATTTTCGCCGCATGGTTCCACGCTTCACGCCGGAAAATATCACGGCAAACCAAGAACTTGTGAACCTCATACAGAATATGGCTGCCGTTAAGAACATAATGCCGGCGCAGATTGCCCTCTGGGTGCTTGCGCAGAAACCGTGGATTGTTCCGATTCCCGGCACTCGTAACATGAAACGCTTGGAAGAAAATTTAGGGGCGGCAACCGTCCCGCTCTCTGAACAGGAACTTACTTTGTTGAATGCAGCACTCACTAACATCAAAGTGTCAGGAGATCGTTATCCGGCAGGTTCCGATGCAGCTAAGCGGGTAGGGAAATAG
- a CDS encoding polyketide synthase encodes MTEAVVSLQEIEPGIVQLTMQDRINKNTFSEELVTGLMQSFEFIQANSSYKVVILTGYDSYFASGGTKDGLLAINEGKASFSDLNLYSLALDCKIPVISAMQGHGIGGGFVMGLFADFVILSRESVYTTNFMKYGFTPGMGATYIVPKKLGFSLAEELLLNAANYRGAELEKRGIPFTVLPRAAVMDYALELARQIAEKPRLSLIILKEHLVAPLRKELSKIVEEELAMHEKTFHQAEVRERIVALFGK; translated from the coding sequence ATGACAGAAGCGGTGGTGAGTTTACAAGAAATTGAGCCAGGCATTGTTCAACTTACAATGCAAGACCGGATTAATAAGAATACATTTTCAGAAGAATTGGTTACCGGGCTAATGCAATCGTTTGAATTCATTCAAGCTAATTCAAGTTATAAAGTGGTAATTCTTACAGGATATGATAGTTATTTTGCCTCTGGTGGAACTAAAGATGGATTATTAGCCATAAATGAAGGTAAGGCAAGTTTTAGTGATCTTAATCTCTATAGCCTTGCCTTAGATTGTAAGATTCCGGTGATTTCGGCAATGCAGGGGCATGGAATCGGCGGTGGCTTTGTGATGGGGCTATTTGCCGATTTTGTGATTCTCAGTCGCGAAAGTGTCTATACTACTAACTTTATGAAATACGGATTTACGCCAGGAATGGGTGCCACATACATTGTCCCGAAGAAATTAGGATTTAGTTTGGCGGAAGAGTTATTACTAAATGCTGCTAACTATCGAGGTGCGGAACTGGAGAAAAGGGGTATTCCATTTACCGTTTTACCTAGAGCCGCAGTAATGGACTATGCGCTTGAATTGGCTCGGCAAATAGCCGAAAAGCCAAGGCTATCGTTAATCATACTAAAGGAACATTTGGTTGCGCCGTTGCGTAAAGAACTTTCCAAGATAGTCGAAGAAGAGCTGGCAATGCATGAGAAAACATTTCATCAAGCTGAAGTTAGAGAACGGATAGTTGCTTTATTTGGAAAATAA
- a CDS encoding beta-ketoacyl synthase N-terminal-like domain-containing protein, with product MNVHDIFGRLQAGAISLEEAKKKLATETISEFSDLNLVKPLPAEQTLTKEIKYQDGIAIVGMSGRYPEADNLEQYWDNLANAKNSIKEIPKSRWDVSQYFDPHPAQKGKVYCKWLGALDDIEYFDPCFFHLSPSEAKTMDPQHRIFLQESYKAFEDAGYNRQMLSNKKCGVYLGVIMSGEYGLLMYKSQAGLISVTGNNFAIAAARISYFLNLKGPALPIDTACSSSLVAIHLACQALLNKEIDMALVGGVTLYLTPESYIGLCSAGMLSPDGRCKPFDNDANGFIPGEGCGTLVLKRLKDAELDNDNIYGVIIGSGINQDGKTNGITAPSVNSQIELEREIYSKYNIHPESISYVEMHGTGTKLGDPIELEALATVFKEKTNKKNYCAIGSVKSNIGHTSAAAGMASIHKVLLSMKNKKLVPTLHFNKHNAHFNFDDSPFYVNTKVRPWERGTGTLRRACVSSFGLSGTNAHIVIEEYQSKNDVNNTAVATKAKKPILFVLSAKSEEQLKIYAECMMRYVEAHEDIDLDDMAYTLQVGREAMDYRLAFLADSRTVLLKALHDFTHDNSSIGLLTAQVKNSKAEVALFQEDEDAKALLQTWISKGKQNKVAELWVKGLNISWDQLYSYTKPHRISLPTYPFAKEGYWVANKTKTINGAAMVTNDSWTDLGGQKLNSESSKQPLQSIIPTKTDVSKKTDSGSKISLPSISAYQNLSKETISKNEHLITLSSTNISLPQTGINDKSNSEIHAQVPIIINSLQDELTISLAKVLSMKCSDIDLNEKFIEMGLDSIIGVEWIRTINERYGTNIAANEVYNYPTIIEFAGFLEKELAKQGDTKQVNTRLVPSGELLQQELTTSLAKLLSMKQGDIEMETKFIEMGLDSIIGVEWVRIINERYGTNILANSVYDYPTMREFIAFLEKELIQCKGNLNHLHAGGDVNAPCDEALPESQAETEDVISCPAGFGEVNGIVIEWSQFPELIHLNHSNSGRPVFWFHTALGGVELYQVLANKCQRPFFGIQARGWLTDRPPLRGIQAMASYYAHIVQSVQPKGPYDLGGYSLGGTLAYEVTRQLQELGEAVNSIVMLDSLDTVGRNRVKSSPQNVFLQTINFALLPTMLQEPEKAAKILINKNEIDEVLGDEEYFERLFMLAQSRGLNKAKDEIYTLIQQKQKVQNAYETERFNILPLPNPQAVTCYYFRNKSGLLYAEFESYLTNTASHSSIDNTKYWGEWERYLPNFYMIDVDAPNHMMLLSEAKSCEKIFAFCEKLYSEKGMLTYEGEK from the coding sequence ATGAATGTACATGATATTTTTGGCAGATTGCAGGCAGGCGCAATAAGTCTGGAAGAAGCAAAAAAGAAATTAGCTACTGAAACAATATCAGAGTTTTCTGATCTTAATCTGGTAAAGCCGCTTCCCGCAGAACAAACTTTAACAAAAGAGATAAAGTATCAAGATGGTATTGCTATTGTGGGAATGTCAGGCAGGTATCCTGAAGCAGACAATCTGGAACAATATTGGGATAACTTGGCCAATGCAAAGAATTCAATTAAGGAAATTCCTAAATCCCGGTGGGATGTGAGTCAATATTTTGATCCGCATCCTGCACAAAAAGGAAAAGTCTATTGTAAATGGTTAGGCGCATTAGACGATATTGAATATTTTGATCCGTGTTTTTTTCATCTTTCGCCATCGGAGGCAAAAACTATGGACCCGCAACACCGTATCTTTTTACAAGAAAGCTATAAGGCATTTGAAGATGCAGGCTATAATCGTCAAATGCTTAGCAACAAAAAGTGCGGCGTTTATCTAGGCGTAATTATGAGCGGCGAGTATGGTCTACTAATGTATAAAAGTCAGGCTGGCTTAATAAGTGTAACAGGTAATAATTTTGCGATAGCAGCGGCCCGTATCTCGTATTTCCTGAATCTTAAAGGACCGGCACTTCCAATTGATACCGCATGCTCTTCTTCACTGGTAGCAATACATTTAGCATGCCAAGCGCTGTTAAACAAAGAAATTGATATGGCATTAGTCGGAGGGGTTACTTTATATCTAACACCGGAGTCATATATTGGTCTGTGTTCAGCGGGAATGTTATCACCTGATGGACGGTGCAAGCCATTTGATAATGATGCCAATGGTTTTATTCCGGGAGAAGGCTGTGGAACGTTAGTTTTAAAAAGATTAAAAGATGCTGAACTTGATAATGACAATATTTATGGTGTAATTATTGGCTCAGGAATTAACCAGGATGGTAAAACAAACGGAATTACTGCCCCGAGCGTGAATAGCCAAATTGAGTTAGAGCGGGAAATATATAGCAAATATAACATACATCCTGAAAGTATTAGTTATGTTGAGATGCACGGAACAGGGACTAAATTAGGTGATCCGATTGAATTAGAGGCATTGGCAACAGTATTTAAAGAAAAGACTAATAAAAAGAATTATTGTGCAATAGGTTCAGTAAAAAGTAATATTGGGCATACTTCGGCGGCTGCCGGAATGGCAAGTATCCACAAAGTTTTGCTTAGTATGAAGAATAAAAAACTAGTTCCTACCCTACATTTCAACAAGCATAATGCGCATTTCAATTTTGATGATTCTCCATTTTATGTTAATACTAAAGTTCGGCCTTGGGAGAGAGGAACAGGGACTTTACGTCGTGCGTGTGTTAGCTCGTTCGGCTTAAGCGGTACAAATGCTCACATTGTCATCGAAGAATATCAGTCCAAGAATGATGTTAATAATACAGCAGTTGCTACTAAGGCTAAAAAACCGATATTGTTTGTATTATCTGCGAAATCTGAAGAACAATTAAAAATTTATGCAGAATGCATGATGAGGTATGTTGAAGCACATGAAGATATTGACCTTGACGACATGGCTTACACCTTGCAAGTAGGCAGGGAGGCTATGGACTACCGGTTAGCCTTTCTGGCAGATTCGCGGACAGTCTTATTAAAAGCGTTACATGATTTTACTCATGATAATTCATCAATAGGATTATTAACGGCTCAAGTAAAGAATAGCAAAGCTGAAGTGGCGCTTTTTCAGGAAGACGAAGATGCTAAAGCCTTACTTCAAACTTGGATCAGTAAAGGCAAACAAAATAAAGTTGCTGAATTGTGGGTAAAAGGTCTGAATATTTCTTGGGATCAGTTATATAGTTATACAAAACCCCATCGTATTAGTTTACCTACTTATCCTTTTGCCAAAGAGGGCTATTGGGTGGCTAACAAAACAAAAACTATTAATGGCGCTGCAATGGTAACAAATGATTCTTGGACGGATTTAGGCGGACAAAAGCTTAATTCGGAGTCTTCTAAGCAACCTTTACAGTCGATAATTCCGACAAAAACAGATGTTTCGAAAAAAACTGATAGTGGCAGCAAAATTTCGTTACCATCCATCTCAGCTTATCAGAATTTATCTAAAGAAACTATAAGTAAAAATGAGCATTTAATAACATTATCTTCAACCAACATTTCATTGCCTCAAACAGGAATAAATGATAAATCTAACTCTGAGATTCATGCTCAAGTTCCTATTATCATCAATTCACTGCAGGATGAGTTGACAATAAGTTTGGCCAAAGTTTTGTCAATGAAGTGCAGCGATATTGATCTAAATGAAAAGTTTATTGAGATGGGCTTAGATTCAATTATCGGAGTTGAATGGATTCGCACAATTAATGAACGCTACGGAACTAATATTGCCGCGAATGAGGTTTATAATTATCCTACAATCATCGAATTTGCCGGGTTCTTAGAAAAAGAATTAGCAAAGCAAGGCGATACAAAACAGGTTAATACAAGGCTGGTTCCTTCTGGAGAATTATTGCAGCAAGAATTAACAACAAGTCTAGCAAAGTTATTATCCATGAAACAGGGCGACATAGAGATGGAGACGAAATTCATTGAAATGGGGCTGGATTCAATTATTGGCGTGGAATGGGTCCGAATTATTAATGAACGCTACGGAACCAATATTTTGGCAAATAGTGTTTATGATTATCCGACCATGCGGGAATTTATTGCTTTTCTGGAGAAAGAGTTGATTCAATGTAAAGGGAATTTAAATCATTTACATGCAGGGGGTGATGTAAATGCTCCCTGCGATGAAGCATTACCGGAATCTCAGGCGGAGACAGAGGACGTAATTAGTTGCCCGGCAGGATTTGGTGAAGTGAACGGAATTGTAATTGAATGGTCACAATTTCCTGAACTTATTCATCTAAATCATTCCAACAGCGGCAGGCCTGTGTTTTGGTTTCATACTGCGTTAGGGGGAGTAGAATTATACCAGGTACTTGCTAATAAGTGCCAACGTCCCTTTTTTGGAATTCAAGCACGGGGATGGCTAACTGACCGGCCGCCATTACGCGGAATTCAAGCTATGGCTTCCTATTATGCGCATATTGTTCAGTCGGTACAACCCAAAGGACCTTATGATCTAGGTGGATATTCTTTAGGTGGAACTTTGGCTTACGAAGTCACTCGCCAATTGCAGGAACTAGGAGAAGCGGTCAATTCAATTGTTATGTTGGATTCACTGGACACTGTTGGAAGAAACAGAGTAAAGTCTTCGCCTCAAAATGTATTTTTACAAACAATTAACTTTGCGTTATTACCTACAATGCTGCAAGAACCAGAAAAAGCGGCAAAAATACTTATTAATAAGAATGAAATTGATGAAGTGCTGGGGGATGAAGAATATTTTGAGCGATTGTTTATGTTGGCTCAGTCGCGTGGATTAAATAAAGCTAAAGATGAAATATACACACTAATTCAACAAAAACAGAAAGTCCAAAACGCTTATGAAACCGAGCGTTTTAATATTTTACCCCTGCCTAATCCTCAAGCAGTAACATGTTATTATTTTCGCAATAAAAGTGGATTATTATATGCTGAATTCGAATCGTATTTAACCAATACCGCCAGTCATTCTTCAATAGATAATACAAAATATTGGGGAGAATGGGAACGATACCTTCCAAATTTTTATATGATCGATGTCGATGCCCCTAACCATATGATGTTATTATCGGAAGCTAAGTCTTGTGAAAAGATTTTTGCTTTTTGTGAAAAATTATATTCTGAAAAAGGTATGTTAACATACGAGGGAGAGAAATAA
- a CDS encoding dihydrofolate reductase family protein has protein sequence MDRPYIICHMVTSLDGKVTGDFLGKSAYSGLIEDYYRIHREYSADGFLCGRVTMEGSFPQPPVSPAMYGGPPIAREDYIAEKAAFYAVAIDPQGKLWWSGRAIADTDEGYDGAHIIEVLTQSVSDAFLAHLRAKGVSYLFGGKTELNLALVAQKLKRHFGMEKLLLEGGGIVNGSFLQESLIDEISLVVVPAAEPSEQAVPLFKTGKYQIDVAAAASLRLKEAKKLDGGGLWLTYQKQ, from the coding sequence ATGGACAGACCGTACATCATATGCCACATGGTGACATCGCTGGACGGAAAAGTTACCGGCGACTTTTTGGGAAAAAGTGCATACAGCGGACTCATTGAGGACTACTACCGAATACATCGGGAATATAGCGCAGACGGCTTTCTCTGCGGCAGGGTGACGATGGAGGGCAGTTTTCCTCAACCGCCCGTTTCGCCGGCGATGTACGGCGGTCCGCCTATTGCGCGGGAGGATTATATCGCGGAGAAGGCGGCGTTTTATGCGGTTGCCATCGATCCGCAGGGCAAGCTTTGGTGGAGCGGCCGCGCCATTGCCGACACTGACGAAGGCTACGATGGCGCGCATATCATCGAAGTGTTGACACAGAGTGTTTCCGACGCCTTTTTGGCGCATTTGCGGGCCAAGGGCGTTTCCTATCTTTTCGGTGGCAAAACCGAGTTGAACCTTGCCCTTGTTGCCCAAAAGCTCAAGCGGCACTTTGGCATGGAAAAGCTGCTGCTGGAGGGTGGCGGCATTGTCAACGGCTCCTTCCTGCAGGAGAGCCTGATCGACGAAATCAGCCTGGTGGTAGTGCCCGCAGCCGAGCCTTCGGAACAGGCGGTTCCGCTCTTTAAAACAGGCAAATATCAAATCGACGTTGCGGCGGCAGCTTCGCTTCGGCTGAAAGAAGCGAAAAAACTGGACGGGGGCGGCCTGTGGCTGACCTACCAAAAACAATAA
- a CDS encoding MerR family transcriptional regulator, producing MTITEASQKFDISQDTLRYYERIGLIPHVHRNKSGIRDYTEEDCNWVEFIKCMRDAGLPIEVLLEYVELFQQGDETIPARKELFIEQRRQLLKKMEDMQKTLERLNYKIASYEGAVVDAEKTLKRSED from the coding sequence ATGACGATTACAGAAGCAAGTCAAAAATTTGATATTTCACAGGATACGCTTCGCTATTATGAACGCATCGGACTCATTCCCCATGTGCATCGTAATAAAAGCGGGATCAGGGATTATACGGAAGAGGACTGTAATTGGGTCGAATTTATCAAATGTATGCGGGATGCAGGTCTGCCGATTGAAGTATTGCTCGAATATGTTGAGCTGTTTCAACAGGGTGATGAAACCATTCCGGCAAGAAAAGAACTGTTTATCGAGCAGCGTAGACAGCTTCTAAAAAAAATGGAAGATATGCAGAAAACGCTGGAACGCCTGAATTATAAAATTGCAAGTTACGAAGGTGCAGTAGTTGATGCCGAAAAAACGTTAAAAAGGTCGGAGGATTAG
- a CDS encoding nucleotidyl transferase AbiEii/AbiGii toxin family protein, producing MREGDVYPGIRVGLKAKYPPLDVPLSVDVTTDDRITPREVEYTFRLMFDERTINILAYNLETVLAEKIETVLSRSIANTRPRDFYDIYILHTLRKGECNPSVLKEALANTAERRGSRHILQEHATILDAIQSSDTLQGFWTKYQKEFNYAQDIAFDDTLHCIREMMKGICE from the coding sequence ATCAGGGAAGGTGATGTGTATCCAGGCATTCGCGTGGGGCTGAAGGCGAAATACCCGCCCCTGGATGTTCCGTTATCCGTTGATGTTACGACCGATGATAGAATTACGCCGCGGGAAGTGGAATATACCTTCCGGCTCATGTTTGATGAGCGTACTATTAACATTTTAGCTTACAATTTAGAAACGGTTTTGGCCGAAAAAATAGAAACCGTGCTTTCACGCAGTATCGCCAATACCAGACCGAGAGATTTTTATGATATTTACATCCTCCATACATTAAGAAAAGGTGAATGCAATCCCAGCGTATTGAAAGAAGCATTGGCAAACACGGCGGAAAGACGGGGCAGCCGGCATATTTTACAAGAACACGCGACCATTTTGGATGCCATTCAAAGCAGTGACACTTTGCAGGGGTTTTGGACAAAATATCAAAAGGAATTTAACTATGCGCAAGACATTGCGTTTGACGATACTTTACACTGTATTCGTGAAATGATGAAAGGCATTTGTGAATAA
- a CDS encoding DUF4405 domain-containing protein yields the protein MNTKALYKLIIDLIMTVLILIAMACRLTGTTIHELLGVSLFVLFAIHNILNWRWYKSLLKGRYNTLRIFHTVVNLLLLITILALLLSGVMLSRTVFAFLNLNGGLFARKLHMLFTYWGFILISVHLGMHWGMIMDAVRKKAKLTSANRSRTLALQIMAVLLALYGVYAFFSREIGAKLILYYTFDFWNYDQSPAIFFVDYLSIMGLCVCVTYYTVKLLQRNSAKNILLHS from the coding sequence TTGAATACAAAAGCGCTTTACAAACTGATCATTGATCTTATTATGACCGTTCTCATATTGATAGCAATGGCTTGCCGTTTAACCGGGACCACCATTCATGAGCTATTGGGCGTTAGCTTGTTTGTACTATTTGCCATCCACAATATTTTGAATTGGCGATGGTATAAGTCACTGCTGAAGGGAAGGTACAATACACTTCGTATTTTTCATACCGTAGTCAATCTGCTGCTACTTATCACGATACTGGCGCTGCTGCTAAGCGGTGTAATGCTTTCCCGCACTGTATTTGCCTTTCTGAACCTAAACGGCGGCTTATTCGCCCGTAAGCTGCATATGCTGTTCACCTATTGGGGCTTTATCCTTATTTCTGTACATCTGGGGATGCACTGGGGAATGATTATGGATGCGGTGCGAAAGAAGGCGAAACTGACTTCGGCGAACCGCAGCCGAACCTTGGCGCTGCAAATTATGGCGGTGTTGCTTGCGTTATATGGAGTATATGCTTTCTTTAGCCGAGAAATAGGCGCCAAGCTGATTTTATATTATACCTTTGATTTCTGGAACTATGACCAATCCCCGGCGATCTTTTTTGTTGATTACCTGTCCATCATGGGGCTCTGTGTCTGCGTGACTTATTACACGGTAAAACTGCTGCAGCGAAACTCTGCAAAAAATATTCTCCTCCATTCATAA
- a CDS encoding flavodoxin family protein, which yields MLVNGSPHEKGCTYTALMEVADTLEVEGVNADFFWIGNKPLSGCIACKSCVEKKKCVFNDSVNDFLDLAKDADGFIFGSPVHYAAAGGAITSFMDRAFYADLLAGRQSFYLKPAAAVVSARRAGTTATFDQLNKYFTISEMPVVSSRYWNMVHGATSEDVKQDLEGLQTMRILARNMAWFLKCKEAGMKAGVPFPKREENIFTNFIR from the coding sequence ATGCTGGTTAATGGCAGCCCCCACGAAAAGGGCTGCACGTATACGGCGCTTATGGAAGTTGCCGATACTTTGGAGGTGGAAGGTGTCAATGCGGATTTCTTCTGGATTGGCAATAAACCTCTGTCAGGCTGCATTGCCTGTAAATCCTGCGTAGAAAAGAAAAAATGCGTGTTTAACGATAGCGTCAACGATTTCCTTGATCTCGCCAAAGATGCCGATGGATTTATTTTTGGTTCTCCTGTGCATTATGCGGCCGCAGGCGGAGCGATTACTTCCTTCATGGACCGGGCATTTTATGCAGATTTGCTTGCCGGCCGACAGTCCTTTTATCTGAAGCCGGCGGCAGCCGTTGTATCCGCCAGAAGAGCAGGAACAACCGCCACCTTTGACCAGCTAAACAAATATTTCACCATATCGGAAATGCCGGTTGTTTCATCGCGATATTGGAATATGGTTCATGGCGCTACGTCGGAAGATGTGAAACAAGATTTGGAAGGGCTGCAGACTATGCGCATACTGGCACGGAATATGGCCTGGTTCTTAAAATGTAAGGAGGCTGGCATGAAAGCCGGCGTTCCATTCCCGAAGAGAGAAGAAAACATATTTACCAACTTTATTCGATAA
- a CDS encoding flavodoxin family protein — protein sequence MSKTVLILSSSPRRGGNSDLLCDQFMLGAKEAGNKAEKIFLRDKKINYCVGCEACQGNVGNCVQQDDMTEILEKMITADVVVMATPVYFYTMDLGWCA from the coding sequence GTGAGTAAAACAGTATTGATATTATCTTCGAGTCCGAGGAGAGGCGGCAATTCGGATCTTTTATGCGATCAATTTATGCTTGGCGCGAAAGAGGCGGGTAACAAAGCAGAGAAAATCTTTTTGAGAGACAAAAAGATTAATTATTGTGTGGGCTGTGAGGCCTGCCAAGGCAATGTCGGTAATTGTGTTCAGCAGGATGACATGACGGAAATTCTGGAAAAGATGATCACAGCCGACGTCGTTGTCATGGCAACACCTGTTTATTTTTACACCATGGATTTAGGGTGGTGTGCCTAA